Proteins encoded within one genomic window of Augochlora pura isolate Apur16 chromosome 11, APUR_v2.2.1, whole genome shotgun sequence:
- the LOC144477327 gene encoding solute carrier family 2, facilitated glucose transporter member 1 isoform X2, with product MAAQEDKPGNEIQEQATTPTALTAAPEPTTKDKQWGLNGRLAFAIAAAALGSSFQHGYNTGVVNAPQQLIEDWISELKENRTGVPTKQSEVTMIWSIAVSIFCVGGMIGGSLVGSIADRFGRKGGLLLNNVLVLLTVIFEGCAKSAKSYEMIIIGRLLIGINAGLNAGLAPMYLAEISPIHLRGAVGTVYQLVITMSILVSQILGLEQVMGTVDHWPLLLCLTIVPAIFQVIALPLCPESPKFLLLSRGKDMEAQRALSWLRGTIEVHDEMEEMRAEYESVKMVPKVTLKELFVNPALRIPLIIALMVMFAQQLSGINAVMFFSTKIFTMAQLDKNAAQNATMGVGAMNVLMTFISLILVEKAGRKTLLMIGFTGMFIDTALLSVCLAFADTSRAAAYFSILLVIMFVVLFATGPGSIPWFLVSELFSQSARPAATSVAIAVNWTANFIVSIGFLPMQEALGAYVFIIFAVLQAFFTFFIYKKVPETKNKTMEEISSMFRQISYQ from the exons ATGGCAGCACAGGAGGACAAG CCGGGCAACGAAATTCAAGAGCAGGCTACAACGCCGACCGCTCTGACTGCGGCCCCAGAG CCCACGACCAAGGATAAGCAGTGG GGTCTGAACGGACGGTTAGCGTTTGCTATTGCGGCTGCTGCGCTCGGATCGTCTTTCCAACATGGGTACAACACCGGTGTCGTTAACGCGCCTCAGCAG CTTATCGAGGACTGGATCAGCGAGCTGAAAGAGAATCGTACCGGTGTGCCGACGAAACAATCGGAGGTAACGATGATATGGTCGATAGCAGTGTCGATATTCTGTGTTGGCGGGATGATCGGCGGTTCTCTGGTGGGTTCTATAGCCGATCGTTTCGGTAGAAAGGGTGGTCTGTTACTGAACAACGTGCTGGTCCTCCTCACAGTAATTTTCGAGGGATGTGCCAAATCAGCGAAGAGTTACGAGATGATAATCATCGGAAGACTCCTGATCGGTATCAACGCGGGATTGAATGCCGGTCTAGCGCCCATGTATTTAGCCGAGATATCGCCAATTCATCTGCGAGGAGCCGTTGGAACGGTTTATCAATTGGTTATCACCATGTCTATTCTCGTATCGCAGATTCTCGGGTTGGAGCAAGTGATGGGCACGGTTGATCATTGGCCCCTTCTTTTATGCTTGACGATCGTTCCCGCGATCTTCCAAGTGATCGCGCTTCCGCTATGTCCGGAAAGCCCGAAATTCTTGTTGCTCAGTAGAGGAAAGGACATGGAAGCTCAAAGAG CTTTGTCCTGGTTACGCGGCACGATCGAAGTTCACGATGAGATGGAAGAAATGAGGGCAGAATACGAATCGGTGAAGATGGTGCCAAAGGTCACGCTAAAAGAGCTCTTTGTGAATCCTGCTCTTCGAATCCCGTTGATAATCGCGCTCATGGTGATGTTCGCGCAACAACTGTCAGGCATAAACGCTGTCATGTTCTTCTCGACCAAGATCTTTACGATGGCGCAACTCGACAAGAACGCGGCACAGAATGCAACGATGGGTGTCGGAGCGATGAACGTACTCATGACTTTCATTTCCTTGATACTTGTCGAGAAGGCTGGAAGGAAAACGTTGCTTATGATCGGCTTCACCGGAATGTTCATCGACACCGCGTTGCTCTCGGTCTGCCTCGCTTTCGCT GACACGTCCCGCGCGGCAGCCTACTTTTCAATCTTATTGGTGATCATGTTCGTGGTCTTGTTCGCGACCGGACCTGGAAGCATTCCCTGGTTCTTGGTATCGGAACTGTTCAGTCAATCTGCGAGACCAGCGGCGACCTCGGTCGCCATCGCGGTCAATTGGACAGCGAATTTCATTGTCAGTATCGGATTCTTACCAATGCAAGAGGCATTAGGTGCTTAcgtattcattattttcgcgGTACTGCAAGCATTCTTCACTTTCTTCATCTACAAGAAGGTGCCCGAAACCAAGAACAAGACAATGGAGGAGATTAGTAGCATGTTCCGACAAATTTCTTACCAATAG
- the LOC144477327 gene encoding solute carrier family 2, facilitated glucose transporter member 1 isoform X1, with protein sequence MDRDDEDFGEGFIAESHPLRPTHLSVPLSGRPDSRAPSISSSVSDLDVPIYARDTTIPVSARKGLNGRLAFAIAAAALGSSFQHGYNTGVVNAPQQLIEDWISELKENRTGVPTKQSEVTMIWSIAVSIFCVGGMIGGSLVGSIADRFGRKGGLLLNNVLVLLTVIFEGCAKSAKSYEMIIIGRLLIGINAGLNAGLAPMYLAEISPIHLRGAVGTVYQLVITMSILVSQILGLEQVMGTVDHWPLLLCLTIVPAIFQVIALPLCPESPKFLLLSRGKDMEAQRALSWLRGTIEVHDEMEEMRAEYESVKMVPKVTLKELFVNPALRIPLIIALMVMFAQQLSGINAVMFFSTKIFTMAQLDKNAAQNATMGVGAMNVLMTFISLILVEKAGRKTLLMIGFTGMFIDTALLSVCLAFADTSRAAAYFSILLVIMFVVLFATGPGSIPWFLVSELFSQSARPAATSVAIAVNWTANFIVSIGFLPMQEALGAYVFIIFAVLQAFFTFFIYKKVPETKNKTMEEISSMFRQISYQ encoded by the exons ATGGATCGAGATGACGAAGATTTTGGAGAGGGTTTCATCGCGGAATCTCATCCTCTTAGACCGACGCATCTTTCCGTGCCCCTCAGTGGTCGCCCCGATTCGAGAGCACCGAGTATCAGTAGCAGTGTCAGTGATCTAGATGTCCCAATTTATGCGAGAGATACTACTATACCCGTGTCGGCACGTAAA GGTCTGAACGGACGGTTAGCGTTTGCTATTGCGGCTGCTGCGCTCGGATCGTCTTTCCAACATGGGTACAACACCGGTGTCGTTAACGCGCCTCAGCAG CTTATCGAGGACTGGATCAGCGAGCTGAAAGAGAATCGTACCGGTGTGCCGACGAAACAATCGGAGGTAACGATGATATGGTCGATAGCAGTGTCGATATTCTGTGTTGGCGGGATGATCGGCGGTTCTCTGGTGGGTTCTATAGCCGATCGTTTCGGTAGAAAGGGTGGTCTGTTACTGAACAACGTGCTGGTCCTCCTCACAGTAATTTTCGAGGGATGTGCCAAATCAGCGAAGAGTTACGAGATGATAATCATCGGAAGACTCCTGATCGGTATCAACGCGGGATTGAATGCCGGTCTAGCGCCCATGTATTTAGCCGAGATATCGCCAATTCATCTGCGAGGAGCCGTTGGAACGGTTTATCAATTGGTTATCACCATGTCTATTCTCGTATCGCAGATTCTCGGGTTGGAGCAAGTGATGGGCACGGTTGATCATTGGCCCCTTCTTTTATGCTTGACGATCGTTCCCGCGATCTTCCAAGTGATCGCGCTTCCGCTATGTCCGGAAAGCCCGAAATTCTTGTTGCTCAGTAGAGGAAAGGACATGGAAGCTCAAAGAG CTTTGTCCTGGTTACGCGGCACGATCGAAGTTCACGATGAGATGGAAGAAATGAGGGCAGAATACGAATCGGTGAAGATGGTGCCAAAGGTCACGCTAAAAGAGCTCTTTGTGAATCCTGCTCTTCGAATCCCGTTGATAATCGCGCTCATGGTGATGTTCGCGCAACAACTGTCAGGCATAAACGCTGTCATGTTCTTCTCGACCAAGATCTTTACGATGGCGCAACTCGACAAGAACGCGGCACAGAATGCAACGATGGGTGTCGGAGCGATGAACGTACTCATGACTTTCATTTCCTTGATACTTGTCGAGAAGGCTGGAAGGAAAACGTTGCTTATGATCGGCTTCACCGGAATGTTCATCGACACCGCGTTGCTCTCGGTCTGCCTCGCTTTCGCT GACACGTCCCGCGCGGCAGCCTACTTTTCAATCTTATTGGTGATCATGTTCGTGGTCTTGTTCGCGACCGGACCTGGAAGCATTCCCTGGTTCTTGGTATCGGAACTGTTCAGTCAATCTGCGAGACCAGCGGCGACCTCGGTCGCCATCGCGGTCAATTGGACAGCGAATTTCATTGTCAGTATCGGATTCTTACCAATGCAAGAGGCATTAGGTGCTTAcgtattcattattttcgcgGTACTGCAAGCATTCTTCACTTTCTTCATCTACAAGAAGGTGCCCGAAACCAAGAACAAGACAATGGAGGAGATTAGTAGCATGTTCCGACAAATTTCTTACCAATAG
- the LOC144477327 gene encoding solute carrier family 2, facilitated glucose transporter member 1 isoform X4, producing the protein MKFNVNLTFVSKGLNGRLAFAIAAAALGSSFQHGYNTGVVNAPQQLIEDWISELKENRTGVPTKQSEVTMIWSIAVSIFCVGGMIGGSLVGSIADRFGRKGGLLLNNVLVLLTVIFEGCAKSAKSYEMIIIGRLLIGINAGLNAGLAPMYLAEISPIHLRGAVGTVYQLVITMSILVSQILGLEQVMGTVDHWPLLLCLTIVPAIFQVIALPLCPESPKFLLLSRGKDMEAQRALSWLRGTIEVHDEMEEMRAEYESVKMVPKVTLKELFVNPALRIPLIIALMVMFAQQLSGINAVMFFSTKIFTMAQLDKNAAQNATMGVGAMNVLMTFISLILVEKAGRKTLLMIGFTGMFIDTALLSVCLAFADTSRAAAYFSILLVIMFVVLFATGPGSIPWFLVSELFSQSARPAATSVAIAVNWTANFIVSIGFLPMQEALGAYVFIIFAVLQAFFTFFIYKKVPETKNKTMEEISSMFRQISYQ; encoded by the exons ATGAAATTCAATGTGAACTTGACATTTGTTTCGAAG GGTCTGAACGGACGGTTAGCGTTTGCTATTGCGGCTGCTGCGCTCGGATCGTCTTTCCAACATGGGTACAACACCGGTGTCGTTAACGCGCCTCAGCAG CTTATCGAGGACTGGATCAGCGAGCTGAAAGAGAATCGTACCGGTGTGCCGACGAAACAATCGGAGGTAACGATGATATGGTCGATAGCAGTGTCGATATTCTGTGTTGGCGGGATGATCGGCGGTTCTCTGGTGGGTTCTATAGCCGATCGTTTCGGTAGAAAGGGTGGTCTGTTACTGAACAACGTGCTGGTCCTCCTCACAGTAATTTTCGAGGGATGTGCCAAATCAGCGAAGAGTTACGAGATGATAATCATCGGAAGACTCCTGATCGGTATCAACGCGGGATTGAATGCCGGTCTAGCGCCCATGTATTTAGCCGAGATATCGCCAATTCATCTGCGAGGAGCCGTTGGAACGGTTTATCAATTGGTTATCACCATGTCTATTCTCGTATCGCAGATTCTCGGGTTGGAGCAAGTGATGGGCACGGTTGATCATTGGCCCCTTCTTTTATGCTTGACGATCGTTCCCGCGATCTTCCAAGTGATCGCGCTTCCGCTATGTCCGGAAAGCCCGAAATTCTTGTTGCTCAGTAGAGGAAAGGACATGGAAGCTCAAAGAG CTTTGTCCTGGTTACGCGGCACGATCGAAGTTCACGATGAGATGGAAGAAATGAGGGCAGAATACGAATCGGTGAAGATGGTGCCAAAGGTCACGCTAAAAGAGCTCTTTGTGAATCCTGCTCTTCGAATCCCGTTGATAATCGCGCTCATGGTGATGTTCGCGCAACAACTGTCAGGCATAAACGCTGTCATGTTCTTCTCGACCAAGATCTTTACGATGGCGCAACTCGACAAGAACGCGGCACAGAATGCAACGATGGGTGTCGGAGCGATGAACGTACTCATGACTTTCATTTCCTTGATACTTGTCGAGAAGGCTGGAAGGAAAACGTTGCTTATGATCGGCTTCACCGGAATGTTCATCGACACCGCGTTGCTCTCGGTCTGCCTCGCTTTCGCT GACACGTCCCGCGCGGCAGCCTACTTTTCAATCTTATTGGTGATCATGTTCGTGGTCTTGTTCGCGACCGGACCTGGAAGCATTCCCTGGTTCTTGGTATCGGAACTGTTCAGTCAATCTGCGAGACCAGCGGCGACCTCGGTCGCCATCGCGGTCAATTGGACAGCGAATTTCATTGTCAGTATCGGATTCTTACCAATGCAAGAGGCATTAGGTGCTTAcgtattcattattttcgcgGTACTGCAAGCATTCTTCACTTTCTTCATCTACAAGAAGGTGCCCGAAACCAAGAACAAGACAATGGAGGAGATTAGTAGCATGTTCCGACAAATTTCTTACCAATAG
- the LOC144477327 gene encoding solute carrier family 2, facilitated glucose transporter member 1 isoform X3: MTLKTVNLEIPVFKRVGLNGRLAFAIAAAALGSSFQHGYNTGVVNAPQQLIEDWISELKENRTGVPTKQSEVTMIWSIAVSIFCVGGMIGGSLVGSIADRFGRKGGLLLNNVLVLLTVIFEGCAKSAKSYEMIIIGRLLIGINAGLNAGLAPMYLAEISPIHLRGAVGTVYQLVITMSILVSQILGLEQVMGTVDHWPLLLCLTIVPAIFQVIALPLCPESPKFLLLSRGKDMEAQRALSWLRGTIEVHDEMEEMRAEYESVKMVPKVTLKELFVNPALRIPLIIALMVMFAQQLSGINAVMFFSTKIFTMAQLDKNAAQNATMGVGAMNVLMTFISLILVEKAGRKTLLMIGFTGMFIDTALLSVCLAFADTSRAAAYFSILLVIMFVVLFATGPGSIPWFLVSELFSQSARPAATSVAIAVNWTANFIVSIGFLPMQEALGAYVFIIFAVLQAFFTFFIYKKVPETKNKTMEEISSMFRQISYQ; this comes from the exons ATGACTTTGAAGACGGTCAATTTGGAAATACCTGTCTTCAAAAGAGTG GGTCTGAACGGACGGTTAGCGTTTGCTATTGCGGCTGCTGCGCTCGGATCGTCTTTCCAACATGGGTACAACACCGGTGTCGTTAACGCGCCTCAGCAG CTTATCGAGGACTGGATCAGCGAGCTGAAAGAGAATCGTACCGGTGTGCCGACGAAACAATCGGAGGTAACGATGATATGGTCGATAGCAGTGTCGATATTCTGTGTTGGCGGGATGATCGGCGGTTCTCTGGTGGGTTCTATAGCCGATCGTTTCGGTAGAAAGGGTGGTCTGTTACTGAACAACGTGCTGGTCCTCCTCACAGTAATTTTCGAGGGATGTGCCAAATCAGCGAAGAGTTACGAGATGATAATCATCGGAAGACTCCTGATCGGTATCAACGCGGGATTGAATGCCGGTCTAGCGCCCATGTATTTAGCCGAGATATCGCCAATTCATCTGCGAGGAGCCGTTGGAACGGTTTATCAATTGGTTATCACCATGTCTATTCTCGTATCGCAGATTCTCGGGTTGGAGCAAGTGATGGGCACGGTTGATCATTGGCCCCTTCTTTTATGCTTGACGATCGTTCCCGCGATCTTCCAAGTGATCGCGCTTCCGCTATGTCCGGAAAGCCCGAAATTCTTGTTGCTCAGTAGAGGAAAGGACATGGAAGCTCAAAGAG CTTTGTCCTGGTTACGCGGCACGATCGAAGTTCACGATGAGATGGAAGAAATGAGGGCAGAATACGAATCGGTGAAGATGGTGCCAAAGGTCACGCTAAAAGAGCTCTTTGTGAATCCTGCTCTTCGAATCCCGTTGATAATCGCGCTCATGGTGATGTTCGCGCAACAACTGTCAGGCATAAACGCTGTCATGTTCTTCTCGACCAAGATCTTTACGATGGCGCAACTCGACAAGAACGCGGCACAGAATGCAACGATGGGTGTCGGAGCGATGAACGTACTCATGACTTTCATTTCCTTGATACTTGTCGAGAAGGCTGGAAGGAAAACGTTGCTTATGATCGGCTTCACCGGAATGTTCATCGACACCGCGTTGCTCTCGGTCTGCCTCGCTTTCGCT GACACGTCCCGCGCGGCAGCCTACTTTTCAATCTTATTGGTGATCATGTTCGTGGTCTTGTTCGCGACCGGACCTGGAAGCATTCCCTGGTTCTTGGTATCGGAACTGTTCAGTCAATCTGCGAGACCAGCGGCGACCTCGGTCGCCATCGCGGTCAATTGGACAGCGAATTTCATTGTCAGTATCGGATTCTTACCAATGCAAGAGGCATTAGGTGCTTAcgtattcattattttcgcgGTACTGCAAGCATTCTTCACTTTCTTCATCTACAAGAAGGTGCCCGAAACCAAGAACAAGACAATGGAGGAGATTAGTAGCATGTTCCGACAAATTTCTTACCAATAG
- the LOC144477327 gene encoding solute carrier family 2, facilitated glucose transporter member 1 isoform X5, whose product MSTTTRGWLEGLNGRLAFAIAAAALGSSFQHGYNTGVVNAPQQLIEDWISELKENRTGVPTKQSEVTMIWSIAVSIFCVGGMIGGSLVGSIADRFGRKGGLLLNNVLVLLTVIFEGCAKSAKSYEMIIIGRLLIGINAGLNAGLAPMYLAEISPIHLRGAVGTVYQLVITMSILVSQILGLEQVMGTVDHWPLLLCLTIVPAIFQVIALPLCPESPKFLLLSRGKDMEAQRALSWLRGTIEVHDEMEEMRAEYESVKMVPKVTLKELFVNPALRIPLIIALMVMFAQQLSGINAVMFFSTKIFTMAQLDKNAAQNATMGVGAMNVLMTFISLILVEKAGRKTLLMIGFTGMFIDTALLSVCLAFADTSRAAAYFSILLVIMFVVLFATGPGSIPWFLVSELFSQSARPAATSVAIAVNWTANFIVSIGFLPMQEALGAYVFIIFAVLQAFFTFFIYKKVPETKNKTMEEISSMFRQISYQ is encoded by the exons ATGAGCACTACTACCAGAGGGTGGCTGGAG GGTCTGAACGGACGGTTAGCGTTTGCTATTGCGGCTGCTGCGCTCGGATCGTCTTTCCAACATGGGTACAACACCGGTGTCGTTAACGCGCCTCAGCAG CTTATCGAGGACTGGATCAGCGAGCTGAAAGAGAATCGTACCGGTGTGCCGACGAAACAATCGGAGGTAACGATGATATGGTCGATAGCAGTGTCGATATTCTGTGTTGGCGGGATGATCGGCGGTTCTCTGGTGGGTTCTATAGCCGATCGTTTCGGTAGAAAGGGTGGTCTGTTACTGAACAACGTGCTGGTCCTCCTCACAGTAATTTTCGAGGGATGTGCCAAATCAGCGAAGAGTTACGAGATGATAATCATCGGAAGACTCCTGATCGGTATCAACGCGGGATTGAATGCCGGTCTAGCGCCCATGTATTTAGCCGAGATATCGCCAATTCATCTGCGAGGAGCCGTTGGAACGGTTTATCAATTGGTTATCACCATGTCTATTCTCGTATCGCAGATTCTCGGGTTGGAGCAAGTGATGGGCACGGTTGATCATTGGCCCCTTCTTTTATGCTTGACGATCGTTCCCGCGATCTTCCAAGTGATCGCGCTTCCGCTATGTCCGGAAAGCCCGAAATTCTTGTTGCTCAGTAGAGGAAAGGACATGGAAGCTCAAAGAG CTTTGTCCTGGTTACGCGGCACGATCGAAGTTCACGATGAGATGGAAGAAATGAGGGCAGAATACGAATCGGTGAAGATGGTGCCAAAGGTCACGCTAAAAGAGCTCTTTGTGAATCCTGCTCTTCGAATCCCGTTGATAATCGCGCTCATGGTGATGTTCGCGCAACAACTGTCAGGCATAAACGCTGTCATGTTCTTCTCGACCAAGATCTTTACGATGGCGCAACTCGACAAGAACGCGGCACAGAATGCAACGATGGGTGTCGGAGCGATGAACGTACTCATGACTTTCATTTCCTTGATACTTGTCGAGAAGGCTGGAAGGAAAACGTTGCTTATGATCGGCTTCACCGGAATGTTCATCGACACCGCGTTGCTCTCGGTCTGCCTCGCTTTCGCT GACACGTCCCGCGCGGCAGCCTACTTTTCAATCTTATTGGTGATCATGTTCGTGGTCTTGTTCGCGACCGGACCTGGAAGCATTCCCTGGTTCTTGGTATCGGAACTGTTCAGTCAATCTGCGAGACCAGCGGCGACCTCGGTCGCCATCGCGGTCAATTGGACAGCGAATTTCATTGTCAGTATCGGATTCTTACCAATGCAAGAGGCATTAGGTGCTTAcgtattcattattttcgcgGTACTGCAAGCATTCTTCACTTTCTTCATCTACAAGAAGGTGCCCGAAACCAAGAACAAGACAATGGAGGAGATTAGTAGCATGTTCCGACAAATTTCTTACCAATAG
- the LOC144477330 gene encoding GTP-binding protein 10 homolog, with translation MVVLTRILGYADKVVKLPRNFRRRGIIDSLRVHVTGGPGGSGLPHYGGKGGAGGNVFVISEEGLTLEKVRSKLKKCKLKAGPGGESTSRGIIGTPGTDLSISVPVGITVYDDNKVKLGEINSEGEHLLVAKGGLGGCETTGYCGLKGQSRTIILDLRLIADVGLVGFPNAGKSTFLKAVSKANAKIASYPFTTIKPQIGIANYTDRRQISIADLPGLIEGAHINKGMGHSFLKHLERTKLLLFIVDIQGFQLSHTYKHRSCLETILLLNREIALYKPDLLQKPAMLLINKMDTKGSNETFNEIKPKLNNLSHYASEFYESMGPENFCQFDEILATSLISKDKSDIELIKERLRNIIDKYEEEKYDSDSTDSVEDSLLTKLKRGTQRQAPVLI, from the exons ATGGTTGTTTTAACACGTATTCTAGGTTATGCAGACAAAGTGGTTAAG TTGCCAAGAAACTTTCGACGTCGTGGAATAATTGACAGTTTACGCGTTCACGTAACCGGTGGACCTGGAGGTTCTGGACTTCCCCATTACGGTGGAAAAGGTGGTGCAGGAGGAAATGTATTTGTTATATCAGAAGAGGGTTTAACACTGGAGAAAGTtagatctaagcttaaaaaaTGCAAACTAAAAGCTGGACCAGGTGGTGAAAGTACATCAAGAGGAATTATCGGTACCCCTGGAACAGATCTGAGTATAAGTGTTCCAGTGGGTATTACCGTTTACGACGACAACAAAGTCAAACTAG GGGAAATAAATTCAGAAGGTGAACATCTTTTGGTTGCAAAGGGTGGTTTAGGTGGTTGCGAAACTACAGGATACTGTGGACTTAAAGGTCAAAGTCGAACCATAATTCTTGATCTAAGATTAATTGCAGATGTTGGTTTGGTTGGCTTTCCCAATGCAGGAAAGAGTACTTTCTTGAAAGCAGTTTCTAAAGCGAATGCAAAGATTGCTAGCTATCCAT ttACAACAATAAAACCACAAATAGGTATTGCAAACTATACGGATCGTAGGCAGATTTCCATTGCAGATTTGCCTGGTTTAATAGAAGGTGCCCACATAAATAAAGGAATGGGTCATAgttttttgaaacatttagaAAGAACAAaactattattgtttattgtagATATTCAGGGATTTCAGCTGTCTCATACGTACAAGCATAGGAGTTGTTTAGAAACTATACTTCtgttaaatagagaaattgcACTCTACAAACCGGATTTATTACAAAAACCCGCGatgcttttaataaataaaatggatacCAAGGGttcaaatgaaacatttaacgaaattaaaccaaaattaaataatttatcacaCTATGCTTCAGAATTCTATGAATCTATGGGACCGGAAAATTTTTGCCAGTTCGATGAGATTTTAGCGACGTCTCTAATTTCAAAGGATAAAAGCGACATAGAgctaattaaagaaagattacgaaatattattgacaagTATGAAGAAGAGAAATACGATTCAGACAGTACCGATTCAGTGGAAGATTCCTTGCTAACAAAGTTGAAAAGAGGAACGCAACGGCAAGCACCTGTACTTATATAA